The genomic DNA tatttatatctcacTGTCTTCCGCAGTAGATGTTAGGGAGTTTGAGACATTTCGTTTATTTTAACGGTAAAGGACTAAATTTAGATGGGAACTTATGACTAGCACATTTTTTCCACTGGTACGCAATCTCAGAGATGACTATCGTTCACAGTTTACTTATTGTGGCTCGGTATTGTGCTGCCATCTAGCGGTATCATAAAGTGCCTACAGGTCGCGACCATGACGTGACGTAGCACTTTCAGAGAATCCAGCCAATCAGCTGCCAGTGACGGTGACGATTTGAAATTGAAGCGGGTAGAGGCGGAAGCGAGCAGGCGAACATAAAcaaaagaagtttttttttccgcAAGTGCAAGTAATAATTTATTCGAatggatttttattttcctttaactAACATATGGAGTCATACTTACGTCCAATTTAcgtggtttttaaatgtgtaaagTGCATCTGCCGTTAACTCGCCTGTCTCGTAATTACACCGTTTAGGTTTCTAACAGTCCACAGCCATGTCGATATTTAGCGTACAAGGGCGGAAACACACCGCTTATTACGACAATCTGCTGTCAACATCAACGTCCAGGACACCCGGCCGAGAGCGAAAGATAGCCGACACGACGCTGGGCAAAAGTGTGACCGCATCAGGGGAGTCTGCATGTGAAGACAGCAGGTCATCAGATAAAAGCCGTCCGGTGAACAGGACGTATGTCGTCTCTGCCCTGTCAAAGAGTGGCAGCGGGCAGCAGACCCCTTACCGAGCCCGGCTCACCCTACAAAGACGGTCAAAGAGGAAGACCGGGGCCGAAACGGCTGAACAAACGATGACAGACAGCAGCCAAAGCACCACAGCAGCTCCGGAGAAGAGACTGACTCTGCAGCGCAGGACCAGGACTCCCTCCATGGACAAGAGCGGACGTGGGCAGCCTGGTGGCCTGCAGTCAACGCCCAAAGTTCTCGGTGAACCAAACGGGAGGACACCTGGTTTATTCAGGTCAATGAGCTTAAGAGAAACTGCGACTCATGTGCAAACACAAGGGAGGTTTGCGCAGAACAaaacctcctcctcttcttcatcttcaaGTAGAAACACAGACGAGACCCATACCTTTAAAACGCCGACCAGAAAGACCCCGTTTGAGAGAATCGCTGCCAAACGAGACGTGTTTGAGAGACTGGCAGGGAAAGAAGCTCCCAAGCCAGCGTTGGTCAAATCTGCCAGTCTGGAAAGGCCCAAACCCCGAGCACAGCAAGCCGAAAACACTAAACCCTTCCCGGCTCCTCGGATCAGCAAGACGACCTCAGGTGTGCGAAGACCTGACACGACGCTGCAGGTGATAAAGACAAAGACCTCGAACCAAAAGGGAGACGTGACCCAGGTCAGGACATCCGATCCTGCTCCTCCTGAACAGATCCTGCCCAGTACCAGTGAGGGTCTGAAGCAGCAGGACTTACTAAAAATGGAAAACAGTGCTGTTACGGTGGCTGTGCGTGTCCGCCCCTTCAGTGCCAGGTTAGTGTTTAACTGCTGGGTGACTGAGAAGCAGGCCCCCTTGTCAGTATATTAAAGTCTGGTTCTGGAATCTGTGTATAAAACACTGGCATGCTACTTGTttaaagaaagacaaacaaCACATCTCTGAAGTTTTTTGTTCTGCTCTATTACAGGGAGAAAGCTGAGAAGTCCTCACAGGTCATCTTCATGAATGGCCAGGAGACTGTGGTCCAGCATCCAGAGTCCAAACAGAGCTACTCCTTCACCTACGACTTCTCTTTCTGCTCAGTGGATGCCAGTGACTCCAACTTTGCCTGCCAGCAGACCGTGTATGAGACGCTGGCCaaacctctgctgctgagggcCTTTGAAGGATTTAACACCTGCTTGTTTGCCTATGGCCAGACAGGTTCTGGTAAATCATACACGTGAGTGGACTCACTTTTCATTTACATCAGTGTTCTCACTTATGtggtcatttgttttgttttgttttttacttttgtacTGTAATCTGTCACTTTGATGTGTTAAGACTGATTGTTTTGCAGGATGATGGGTTTTGAGGAGGAGGTAGGGGTGATCCCAAAATTCTGCCATGAGCTTTTTTCTAAACTGGCCTCAATAAAAAGTGAAGAGGTAagctctctctttgtttttttacatttctattccaatttcatttttatctgaaaaataattaaatgatcTGTTTTGGGTCCCTTTTGAATCTCAGGTCAAATGTCATGTAGAGATGAGCTACTTTGAAGTGTACAATGAGAAGATCCATGACCTGCTGGTGACCAGAGAAGAACCAAACCAGAGGACGATGCCCGTGAGTAGTTTGCTGTTTAGTGACACTCATCCCTGCCACATGTTTTTATTGCTAACTTGCCACTGTGGTTGACTTAACACAGGGGGGGAAAATGTAGAAAACCTTTGTTTGGATTTGTTTTCCAGCTGAGGGTGAGAGAGCATCCGGTCCACGGGCCTTATGTCGCTGAGCTCTCAGCGTAAGAAAATCTCGTCTTTCTCTCTTTATTCGCTGAAAGCTTGAACATTCTTGGATGGTACCTTTTTCAGAATTGCTCAGCTTGCTGTTTCTTCACAGGAATGTGGTGCGCTCTTACAATGATGTTCAGGTAAGATGAACCAGTTGTCTTTTTATTAGTGGGTGCTTTCAAGAACAAGCTAGGTCTTCAGTGTCAAGCAGACAAAAAGCCTGTTAACCGAATCTGAAAGGCTTGTCATGGAAATGAATATCTTCAAGTGAGATTTCACACAGAGAATCAATAATAATTTAAagtacttttttcttcttctttagggCTGGCTGGAGCTCGGCAATAAGCAGAGAGCCACAGCAGCCACAGGAATGAATGACAAGAGCTCCAGATCTCACTCTGTCTTCACCTTGGTCATGACCCAGACTAAGGTACTGTCTTCACTGTGTATTTACACCTCTTTTCCctctttgagtttttatgtaaaaaaatacGTTAGCACGGGGGAGCGGATGAATCGTGCTTACATTAAGTGCCTGTGAGtccatttgtgtttgtgtgtgcagactGAGCTTGTGGAAGGCGAGGAACATGACCACAGTATCACCAGCAGGATCAACTTGATCGATCTGGCAGGCAGCGAACGCTGCCACTCTGCCCAGACCAGTGGAGACCGACTCAGGGTGAGCACATGTTAACTACCATGTGTGGTTAAGTCATTAAGCAGTTAATCATTGCTTGTTGGAGATTGGAGATGGAGACTTTTAGGTGAACCACGGTATATAATTTTATCATTCACAAATCAGAGTACAGTCTCTTGTCTCAGAAGGCTCTGGTTTCTTTGCATTGTTGGCCTGTTCATTAATTTTTCTATGCTTATTTTATTCAAAACGATGTCTTTATAGGAGGGCGCCAGCATCAACAAATCACTGCTGACGCTCGGAAAGGTCATCTCTGCCTTATCAGAACAAGCGCTGACCAAGAAGAAAGTCTTCATACCGTACAGAGACTCTGTCCTTACATGGTGAGGGAACAGTGTGCTTGTGCACAAtttctttatttgtatttgtttgtttgtcagcAATCACAGTGAcggttctcctctaattgtcaCCTGCAGGCTGTTGAAGGAGAGCCTCGGCGGTAACTCTAAGACGGCCATGATCGCTACGCTGAGCCCGGCGGGCAGCAACGTGGAGGAGAGCCTGAGCACTCTACGCTATGCCCAGCAAGCCCGCACAATCATAAATGTGGCCAAGGTCAATGAGGACACCAATGCCAAGCTCATCAGAGGTCAGACATCCATAACATGCTTAAAAATTTGTATACTGTAGACAAAAGGTATCTATTTATAAGCCTTATGTCTAAAGCAGGGTTTCAGGCACACTTACTGTGTTGGTTTGACATGTGAGCCTGGACAAATCCTTGGTCACCTTATAAActaaaaaaagagagggagggaaaatcatttttatatgagagattctttttccttttttcccctgtaGTTCTTTGTAAACCTGAACATCTGCCTTTCAACACACAAAGCCAcacctgtatttcctttttTACAACCAAAACCACAGAGTAGCTTCACAGGTGTAGTCAGTATTTTTGGACTGTAAgaactctctctcacacacacacatataaatatttTCATGTCTGTCCTTCAGCTCCTCCTTCATCagcctttttcctctctctcttttgttcatccctgtgtttttctttatatgtgATTGTGTTCCTGTTAGGCACTCGCTCCCGATCGCTTTCGCTCTCCTCCTTTACCACTCACCCTCCCGCCTGTCGGCCCGTTTATCCATCACCAGCTCTTGCGCTATCCAGTTGAAATTAAAGCCTGGCCCTAACCTTGCCTCCAGGCCATATTTATGCACTGTCAGTTGCACATGGCGGCTAACTGTCATGCAAGTATTATTTTTCCATAAGATGATAGCGCTGCTGTTTGACGTTTTTAGCACTAAGGGGAGCTCTTGCTGTGGATTTCATTCACGATGCCTGTCAGCGGGAGATGCTCAAAGTGAATGTGACTCAGACAGACAAACCAGTCAACTTCAGTGAGGGACAGTATCGAGCAGTTTGCTGACCAAATCTGAATATTCCTCTCTAAAGTGGCATCATATCTGCACATTTACATAATCTTGCTGCAACAGTTTTCTCAGTAGGAAACAATCTGGATgaattttgtgtgtttcagagcTAAAGGCAGAGGTGGAGAAGCTGCTAGCAGCCCAGATGAGCTCCCAGGGCGTCGAACCAGAGAGAGTGAGGCTCTTCCAGCAGGAGATCTCCACCTTGAAGAATAAACTCTGTCAGCAAGAGAGGGAAATGATTGAGGCCAATCGGTCAGCATTACTGCTATAATCCTACTGAATCCTCAAATGAACAGTTCTCTTTTTGCAGTGGAGGGGGTCAAATGAAAGCTAGTTTTAAAGTTATtcttcacactcacacaaagtaatagtatatttacagtgatctatatgtttctgtgtatttgtgcagtCTTGATACATACAGTTTGTTATTGAGTTCTAATAACAGAAAGATTTACTTCTTTCCAGTGTATATTTTTATTAGGCTAAAACATTCAACATTCTGATATTAGAAATAAAAATCAGACATTTTTAGCATGACAAAGATGTTAAGTAGAGCCCAACTAATatagaaattttaaataaaatatttgttatgTGTGGTTATTTAGATATTATGACAATGCTCTTTCAATATAATCAGGATTTATTATCACAGGAAGTTGTGCGCTACTcatttatcagaatcagaaatactttattaatcctgaaGGAAATGATGGAAATTATGCTCTGCTTTGATCAGCTGGTTATTTTTGCTGCTTTCTAAACACTTGTGTTCTCAAGTGGAAAGctgcagagtgccctctggtggatgAACTAAGCAACGTCAACCCTCTTAACttggttgaagggtgtttctcccaTCTCTTctttaaaacctttttatttATCGGCCATTATAAATGCTGATATCAATATATGACTTGGGGTTTACTTAGCAGTGGGTGATGTTAGTGGTAGAATTTGTTCTTATGTCATTTTTGCTTTTGgttataaatttttttttgttttttcaaattttcCGGCAGGGCGTGGAGGGAGAAACTTGAGCAAGCAGAAATTCGCAAGCGTGAAGAGACCAAA from Maylandia zebra isolate NMK-2024a linkage group LG15, Mzebra_GT3a, whole genome shotgun sequence includes the following:
- the LOC143412734 gene encoding kinesin-like protein KIF14, whose amino-acid sequence is MSIFSVQGRKHTAYYDNLLSTSTSRTPGRERKIADTTLGKSVTASGESACEDSRSSDKSRPVNRTYVVSALSKSGSGQQTPYRARLTLQRRSKRKTGAETAEQTMTDSSQSTTAAPEKRLTLQRRTRTPSMDKSGRGQPGGLQSTPKVLGEPNGRTPGLFRSMSLRETATHVQTQGRFAQNKTSSSSSSSSRNTDETHTFKTPTRKTPFERIAAKRDVFERLAGKEAPKPALVKSASLERPKPRAQQAENTKPFPAPRISKTTSGVRRPDTTLQVIKTKTSNQKGDVTQVRTSDPAPPEQILPSTSEGLKQQDLLKMENSAVTVAVRVRPFSAREKAEKSSQVIFMNGQETVVQHPESKQSYSFTYDFSFCSVDASDSNFACQQTVYETLAKPLLLRAFEGFNTCLFAYGQTGSGKSYTMMGFEEEVGVIPKFCHELFSKLASIKSEEVKCHVEMSYFEVYNEKIHDLLVTREEPNQRTMPLRVREHPVHGPYVAELSANVVRSYNDVQGWLELGNKQRATAATGMNDKSSRSHSVFTLVMTQTKTELVEGEEHDHSITSRINLIDLAGSERCHSAQTSGDRLREGASINKSLLTLGKVISALSEQALTKKKVFIPYRDSVLTWLLKESLGGNSKTAMIATLSPAGSNVEESLSTLRYAQQARTIINVAKVNEDTNAKLIRELKAEVEKLLAAQMSSQGVEPERVRLFQQEISTLKNKLCQQEREMIEANRAWREKLEQAEIRKREETKELQKAGVTFKVDNRLPNLVNLNEDPQLSEMLLYMIKEGRTTVGKSNSSHDIQLTGALIADQHCVISNIHDTVSIIPMENAKTFVNGNLISESTVLHHGDRVILGGDHYFRFNHPAEVQSGKRASCWTGEGDGHKDFEFAKNELLAAQRALLEAEIEEAHLKAKQEMMQGIQMAKEVAQKELSDQKVLYEEKIRALERELNEENERKRQQELEKQRVASQMAELKTAKLELEQEVDVQRKRLRIHMETQAMEEHRVRQARIVEALEAEKKKIGKELEEIQKKRALRENHTPQHVSPQWDAMKLSLMIEEANKISAKLKKHTVFSRHESSENEKCGGVLQVRVQNTKLGIATFWCLEKFQNNIAAMRELERGDSSSKDDNVFYDPDDEWEQDISASSSSAASFSRRR